In Malus sylvestris chromosome 15, drMalSylv7.2, whole genome shotgun sequence, a single genomic region encodes these proteins:
- the LOC126602951 gene encoding uncharacterized protein LOC126602951, producing the protein MVDVTTGHNPLSFMDGSSGYNQIRMASEDKELTAFHTPKECYVDDMVVKTKKRSDHLKDLRMVFDELRHYSLKMNPLKCAFGVTFGKFLDFIVKHRDIEMD; encoded by the exons atggtggacgtaACCACTGGCCACAACCCACTGTCATTCATGGATGGCTcatctggatacaatcaaattcgcatGGCTTCCGAAGACAAGGAATTAACAGCTTTCcacactccaaaag AATGTTACGTAGACGACATGGTTGTCAAGACCAAGAAGAGAtccgatcacttgaaggatttacgaaTGGTGTTTGACGAACTACGGCACTATAGCCTCAAAATGAACCCGTTGAAGTGTGCATTTGGTGTTACTTTTGGTAAGTTCCTCGATttcattgtcaagcatcgtGACATTGAAATGGACTAA